Proteins encoded together in one Lathyrus oleraceus cultivar Zhongwan6 chromosome 5, CAAS_Psat_ZW6_1.0, whole genome shotgun sequence window:
- the LOC127084318 gene encoding auxin response factor 8, with the protein MKLSTSGLGHQGHEGGEKKCLNSELWHACAGPLVSLPTAGTRVVYFPQGHSEQVSATTNREIDGHIPNYPSLPPQLVCQLHNVTMHADVETDEVYAQMTLQPLTPEEQKDTFLPMELGIPSKQPSNYFCKTLTASDTSTHGGFSVPRRAAEKVFPPLDFSQQPPAQELIARDLHDVEWKFRHIFRGQPKRHLLTTGWSIFVSAKRLVAGDSVLFIWNEKNQLLLGIRRANRPQTVMPSSVLSSDSMHIGLLAAAAHAAATNSCFTVFYNPRASPSEFVISLSKYIKAVYHTRISVGMRFRMLFETEESSVRRYMGTITGISDLDAVRWQNSHWRSVKVGWDESTAGERQPRVSLWEIEPLTTFPMYPSLFPLRLKRPWHPGTSSLLDGRDEVANGLMWMRGGPADQGLNSLNFQGASGMLPWMQQRLDPTLLGNDQNQQYQAMLAAAGMQNMGSSGYLMRPQMMNFQQQPIQYLQSGNNNSPLQLQQPHAIPQSVSSSMMQPQGQVLTENLSQHLLQKTNNNQEVQAQQQQHAYQDSLLIQNDQLHQRQQQQQSNVPSPSYSKQDFLDSNLKFPASASSGQNMLGSLCNEGTGNLLNLSSLSRSGQSMMAEQLPQQSWTPKYGNMQVNAFSNTMSHAHFSGKDLAMAPHCDSDAQNHTLSGVNIDSSGLLLPTTVPGYTTSSADTGASTMQLGESGFQSSLYACMQDSSSFLQNAEQGDPQNQNPTFVKVYKSGSVGRSLDISRFNSYRELREELGQMFGIEGKLEDPLRSGWQLVFVDRENDVLLLGDDPWESFVNNVWYIKILSPEDIQKMGEEAVETLALGSGQRLNGTGESHHIVSGQPPSIGSLEY; encoded by the exons ATGAAGCTTTCAACATCAGGGTTGGGTCATCAGGGACATGAAG GAGGGGAGAAGAAGTGTCTGAATTCTGAGCTATGGCATGCATGTGCGGGGCCCTTAGTGTCCCTACCAACTGCAGGAACTCGTGTGGTTTACTTCCCTCAGGGTCATAGTGAACAG GTATCTGCCACAACGAATCGCGAAATCGATGGGCACATACCAAATTACCCTAGCTTGCCACCTCAGTTGGTTTGCCAGCTTCACAATGTCACTATGCAT GCTGATGTTGAAACAGATGAAGTATATGCTCAAATGACACTACAGCCGCTGACCCCG GAAGAGCAGAAGGATACATTTCTTCCTATGGAATTGGGAATTCCAAGTAAGCAGCCCTCAAACTATTTTTGCAAGACTTTAACAGCCAGTGACACCAGCACACATGGAGGATTCTCTGTTCCTCGTCGTGCAGCTGAGAAAGTTTTTCCTCCGCTG GATTTCTCACAGCAACCACCAGCACAAGAACTAATTGCTAGGGATCTCCATGATGTTGAATGGAAGTTTCGACACATTTTTCGGG GACAGCCAAAACGGCACCTTCTTACAACAGGCTGGAGCATATTTGTTAGTGCCAAGAGACTGGTTGCTGGAGATTCAGTGCTTTTCATATG GAATGAGAAGAATCAGCTTCTTTTGGGAATTCGTCGAGCTAATCGACCGCAAACTGTAATGCCGTCATCAGTTCTGTCCAGTGATAGTATGCATATTGGACTTCTTGCAGCCGCTGCTCATGCTGCAGCAACTAATAGCTGTTTTACCGTCTTCTATAATCCAAG GGCTAGTCCATCTGAGTTTGTCATATCACTTTCGAAATATATCAAAGCTGTGTACCATACACGTATTTCTGTTGGTATGCGCTTCAGGATGCTTTTCGAGACTGAAGAATCAAGTGTCCGCAG GTACATGGGTACAATAACCGGGATAAGTGATCTGGATGCTGTTCGGTGGCAGAATTCTCATTGGCGCTCGGTCAAA GTCGGTTGGGACGAATCAACAGCAGGAGAGAGACAGCCACGGGTTTCATTATGGGAAATTGAGCCTTTAACAACATTCCCAATGTATCCATCATTGTTTCCTCTCAGATTGAAACGTCCGTGGCATCCTGGCACCTCATCTTTGCTTG ATGGAAGAGATGAAGTCGCAAATGGTCTAATGTGGATGAGAGGTGGACCTGCAGATCAAGGTCTCAATTCCCTTAATTTTCAAGGTGCTTCTGGCATGTTGCCATGGATGCAGCAGAGACTAGATCCAACTTTACTCGGAAACGATCAGAATCAACAATACCAAGCCATGTTGGCGGCAGCTGGAATGCAGAACATGGGTAGTAGTGGATATCTCATGAGGCCACAGATGATGAATTTTCAACAACAGCCTATCCAGTACCTTCAGTCGGGAAACAATAATTCACCTTTGCAACTTCAGCAACCGCACGCAATTCCACAATCGGTGTCCTCTAGTATGATGCAACCACAAGGCCAAGTACTTACTGAAAACCTGTCTCAACACCTCCTTCAGAAAACAAATAACAATCAAGAAGTCCAAGCTCAACAGCAGCAACATGCTTATCAAGATTCACTTCTTATTCAAAATGATCAACTCCATCagagacaacaacaacaacagtcCAATGTGCCATCACCGTCGTACTCAAAACAAGATTTCCTGGATTCAAACTTGAAGTTTCCTGCTTCGGCTTCCTCCGGACAAAACATGCTTGGTTCGCTTTGCAATGAAGGAACTGGAAATCTCTTGAATCTATCAAGTCTATCCAGAAGCGGTCAGTCGATGATGGCCGAACAGTTACCGCAACAATCATGGACTCCGAAGTATGGGAATATGCAGGTCAATGCATTTAGTAACACAATGTCGCATGCACACTTTTCTGGAAAAGATTTGGCAATGGCGCCACATTGTGATTCAGATGCCCAAAACCATACTCTCTCGGGTGTCAATATCGATTCATCTGGCCTTCTACTCCCCACGACTGTCCCAGGTTACACCACTTCATCGGCTGACACTGGTGCGTCAACAATGCAACTAGGGGAGTCGGGATTCCAGAGTTCTCTATACGCCTGCATGCAAGATTCATCTTCATTTTTGCAAAATGCAGAGCAAGGCGACCCACAAAACCAGAACCCAACATTTGTGAAG GTTTACAAATCGGGTTCGGTTGGGCGTTCACTTGACATCTCTCGGTTCAACAGCTATCGTGAGCTGCGAGAGGAGTTGGGTCAGATGTTTGGAATTGAGGGGAAGTTAGAAGATCCTCTTAGATCAGGCTGGCAGCTTGTGTTCGTCGACCGGGAGAATGATGTGCTTCTCCTTGGCGACGATCCGTGGGA ATCATTCGTGAATAACGTTTGGTATATCAAAATACTTTCACCGGAAGATATTCAGAAGATGGGAGAAGAAGCGGTAGAAACGCTTGCTCTAGGTTCAGGACAGAGGCTCAACGGCACCGGCGAATCTCACCACATTGTTTCTGGACAACCACCATCAATTGGCTCACTTGAATACTGA